Below is a window of Halolamina sp. CBA1230 DNA.
GGACAGGGCACGGAACTCCCTACAGGAACTGATGGATCTCTCGCCCGACGAGGCGACGGTCCGCCGCGACGGGGAGGAGGTCACGGTTCCCGTCGATCAGGTCGCCGTCGGCGACGTGGTGGTCGTGAAGCCGGGCGAGAAGATCCCCCTCGACGGCGAAGTGATCGAGGGCGAGAGCGCGGTGAATCAGGCGCCGATCACCGGCGAGAGCGTCCCCGTGGACAAGACGCCCGGCGACGAGGTGTACGCCGGGACGGTCAACGAGCAGGGGTATCTGGAGGTGCAGGTCACCTCCGAGGCCGGCGACAACACGCTCTCCCGGATCATCGAGATGGTCGAGGACGCCCAGGCGAACAAGACCGAGCGCGAGCAGTTCGTCGAGCGGTTCGCGGGCTACTACACGCCCGTCGTGGTCGTCTTCGCGGTGCTCGTGACCGCGCTGTCGCCGACCGTCCTGGGCGTCTCCGCCACGCAGGCGATCGTCTACGGGCTGACGCTGCTCGTGCTCTCCTGTCCCTGCGCGTTCGTCATCTCCACGCCCGTCTCCGTGGTCTCGGGGATCACCAGCGGCGCGAAAAACGGCGTCCTGATCAAGGGCGGCGACCACCTCGAAGCGATGGGCGAGGTCGACGCCGTCGCCCTCGACAAGACGGGGACGCTCACGGCCGGGGAACTGCGCGTCACCGACGTGGTCCCGCTGGGAGAGAACGACGAGGCGGACGTGCTCCGGTGTGCGAAGGGGCTCGAATCCCGCTCGGAACACCCCATCGGCGAGGCGATCGTCGAGCGCGCTGAGAGCCGCGGCGTCGACGACCGCGCTGTCGACGAGTTCGAGAGCATCACCGGGAAGGGAGTCCGGGCGGAGCTCGACGGGACCACCCACTACGCCGGGAAGCCGGGGCTGTTCGAGGAGCTGGGGTTCGACCTGAACCACGTCCACGCAGCGACCGACGGCGGCGTGGTCACGCGGAAGAGCCAGCGGCTCTGTGAGCGCAACGACTGCGTCGACCTGCTGGAGACGGTCGTCCCCGACCTCCAGACAGAGGGGAAGACAGTCGTGCTTGTCGGGACTGACGAGGAGATCGAGGGTGTGATCGCTGTCGCCGACGACGTCCGCCCGGAAGCGGAGCGGGCGGTCGCCCGGCTCCACGATCTGGGTGTCGAGCACGTGGTGATGCTGACCGGCGACAACGAGCGGACCGCCCGCGCGATCGCCGAGCGCGTCGGCGTCGACGAGTTCCGCGCCGAACTACTCCCGGAGGACAAGGTCGACGCCGTGCGTGAGTTGGACGACGAGTACGACGGCGTCGCGATGGTCGGCGACGGGATCAACGACGCCCCCGCGCTCGCGACGGCGACCGTCGGCGTCGCGATGGGCGCGGCGGGGACGGACACCGCAATCGAGACCGCCGACATCGCGCTGATGGGCGACGATCTCTCGCGGCTGCCGTACCTCTACGAACTCTCCCACGACGCCAACGGCGTGATCCGGCAGAACATCTGGACCAGCCTCGCGGTGAAGGCGGGGCTCGCGCTGGCGGTGCCGTTCGGCTACGTCCCCATCTGGGCCGCCGTCCTGATCGGCGACGCGGGGATGACGCTGGGCGTGACGGGGAACGCGATGCGGCTCTCCCGGATCACGCCCGAGGAGTGACGCCTCACTCCGCGTCCGCAGCGGGGAGTGTGACGGAGAACGTCGCCCCTTCACCCGGTTCAGAGTCGACCCAGATCTCCCCGTCGTGGCGGTCGACGATGCGCTCACAGAGCGCGAGCCCGATCCCCGTCCCCGACTCGTCGTCCCGGCCCAGGCGTTCGAACATCTGGAAGACGCGCTCGGACTGATCCGGATCGATGCCGACGCCCTCGTCGGAGACGGCGACGACCCACTCCGCGCCGTCGCGTTCGGCGTCGATAGTGACGGTGGGGTCGCCGTCGCCGCTGTACTCGATGGCGTTCTCGAGCAGGTTCTGGAACACTTGCCGGAGCTGGCTGGCGTCGCCCTCGACAATCGGGAGCGACGCGACCGTCACGTCGGCGCCGCTCTCCGCGAGCTTCACCTGCAGGTCCTCGCTGACGGCGTCGACGACGTCGTTCAGGTCGACCGGCTCGAACGGGTCCCCCCGGGTCTCGATGCGAGAGTACTCGAGCAGCCCGTCGATCATCTCGCGCATCCGCTCGGCGCCGTCGACCGCGTACTCGAGGAACTCCTCGCCGTCGCCGTCGAGCTCCTCGCCGTAGCGCTCGTCGATCAGCTGGAGGTAGGAGGAGA
It encodes the following:
- a CDS encoding heavy metal translocating P-type ATPase: MSGHGGASDDTDPPDNERTADADEESLQLTVPEMDCPSCAGKVERSVRELDAVADVDPQVTTGTLTVRYDPDGATPEDVAERVEGAGYAVESGVGEATETFTAPEMDCASCAGKVENAVADVDGVTTYRTQPTTGKVTVTFDRGRTTADEVTRAIENAGYEVVDSTADGGDGGVAETESVWRSRRAIKTWVSGVFTALGLLFEFVLGGANAELLAAGAVTITTADALFLAAVVAGGQEIVRGGYYSLRNRNLDIDLLMSLAILGAVAVSLGFGEALYMEAATLAFLFSVAELLERYSMDRARNSLQELMDLSPDEATVRRDGEEVTVPVDQVAVGDVVVVKPGEKIPLDGEVIEGESAVNQAPITGESVPVDKTPGDEVYAGTVNEQGYLEVQVTSEAGDNTLSRIIEMVEDAQANKTEREQFVERFAGYYTPVVVVFAVLVTALSPTVLGVSATQAIVYGLTLLVLSCPCAFVISTPVSVVSGITSGAKNGVLIKGGDHLEAMGEVDAVALDKTGTLTAGELRVTDVVPLGENDEADVLRCAKGLESRSEHPIGEAIVERAESRGVDDRAVDEFESITGKGVRAELDGTTHYAGKPGLFEELGFDLNHVHAATDGGVVTRKSQRLCERNDCVDLLETVVPDLQTEGKTVVLVGTDEEIEGVIAVADDVRPEAERAVARLHDLGVEHVVMLTGDNERTARAIAERVGVDEFRAELLPEDKVDAVRELDDEYDGVAMVGDGINDAPALATATVGVAMGAAGTDTAIETADIALMGDDLSRLPYLYELSHDANGVIRQNIWTSLAVKAGLALAVPFGYVPIWAAVLIGDAGMTLGVTGNAMRLSRITPEE